In one window of Thalassotalea agarivorans DNA:
- a CDS encoding sigma-70 family RNA polymerase sigma factor — MQIGSQLKRLIGHKVQAKSALADFLATRKNLHLEKLVSTYNISLYHYLLSLSDAHLAADVLQSTWLKVMNYQGSAPKHEKSWLYTVARNLLIDELRRNNRWQWSEQAVDDLFNDEDQLDITTALSLQENLKRFNETLDALPFEQKEAFIFQQEGFSLQEIAALTQQPKETVKSRLRYAKRKLTSALTEAKND; from the coding sequence TTGCAGATAGGTAGTCAACTAAAACGCCTGATAGGCCACAAAGTTCAAGCAAAGTCGGCATTAGCCGACTTTTTGGCAACCAGAAAAAATCTGCACCTTGAAAAGCTAGTAAGCACTTACAATATAAGTTTGTATCACTATTTGCTGTCTTTGTCTGATGCGCATTTGGCGGCAGATGTTTTACAAAGCACATGGCTTAAAGTGATGAATTATCAAGGTAGCGCACCGAAACATGAAAAGTCTTGGCTATATACTGTCGCGCGTAATTTATTGATAGATGAACTTAGGCGCAACAATCGTTGGCAATGGAGTGAACAAGCAGTTGACGACCTGTTCAATGACGAAGATCAGCTAGATATTACCACGGCACTATCGTTACAAGAAAATTTAAAGCGATTTAATGAAACCTTGGATGCACTGCCTTTTGAACAAAAAGAGGCGTTTATTTTTCAGCAAGAAGGATTTTCATTGCAAGAAATTGCAGCGTTAACACAACAGCCCAAAGAAACAGTAAAAAGCAGGCTAAGGTATGCAAAACGCAAGCTAACAAGCGCTTTAACAGAGGCAAAAAATGACTAA
- a CDS encoding tryptophan halogenase family protein, with the protein MSNKPVKKVVIAGGGTAGWMAAAAFGKLMGKQLDITLVESDEISTVGVGEATIPTMVFFHRLLNVSEKEFMQATNGTFKLGINFENWRDVNEDYLHAFGVTGKASWAAGFQHFWRKGKDKGFSGDFGDYCLERVAAEAGKFQHLPNNGLSYAYHIDAGLYAKFLRQLSEACGVKRVEGKIEQVNTDADTGFITSLTLAKGDVIDGDFFIDCTGFRGLLIEQALHTGYEDWSHWLPCDSAIAVQTQATQAPIPYTRSIAHQAGWQWRIPLQNRVGNGLVFCSKYLSDENAKQLLLENIEGDTLNQPRVIKFRTGRRLKTWNKNCLAVGLSSGFLEPLESTSIHLIQQSIVRFIKLFPAAGVQQCDIDEFNYQTNFDVEKIRDFIILHYKVTHRNDSEFWRYCRNMEVPASLAHRIALFKETGRMFREGDELFDDSWQQVMIGQGLIPEAYHPIVDSLSDEELKRMLLQLKNNIARTVDNMPSHEQYLAQFCPAH; encoded by the coding sequence GTGTCAAACAAACCCGTAAAAAAAGTCGTTATAGCTGGCGGAGGTACCGCAGGATGGATGGCAGCTGCCGCTTTTGGCAAATTAATGGGCAAGCAATTAGACATCACCTTGGTTGAATCTGACGAAATCTCTACTGTCGGCGTGGGTGAAGCAACCATTCCTACCATGGTGTTCTTTCATCGTTTACTCAACGTCTCTGAAAAAGAATTCATGCAAGCCACCAATGGCACCTTTAAATTAGGGATAAACTTTGAAAACTGGCGTGACGTTAATGAAGATTATCTTCATGCCTTTGGTGTTACCGGTAAAGCGAGTTGGGCTGCGGGGTTTCAGCATTTTTGGCGTAAAGGTAAAGACAAAGGTTTCAGTGGTGATTTTGGTGATTACTGCTTAGAACGAGTTGCAGCGGAAGCAGGAAAATTTCAGCATCTACCCAATAATGGTTTGAGTTATGCGTACCATATCGACGCCGGCTTATATGCTAAGTTTTTAAGGCAGCTCAGCGAAGCGTGCGGTGTAAAACGTGTAGAGGGCAAAATTGAACAGGTTAATACGGATGCAGACACTGGCTTTATTACCTCGCTGACACTTGCAAAAGGCGATGTCATCGACGGTGACTTTTTTATCGATTGTACCGGCTTTAGAGGGTTGTTAATCGAGCAAGCATTGCACACAGGCTATGAAGACTGGTCGCATTGGCTGCCTTGTGATAGTGCGATTGCCGTGCAAACTCAAGCAACGCAAGCGCCTATTCCTTACACTCGTTCTATCGCTCATCAAGCAGGATGGCAGTGGCGTATTCCATTGCAAAATAGGGTCGGTAATGGTCTTGTTTTTTGTAGCAAGTATTTGAGCGATGAAAACGCAAAACAGCTGCTTCTAGAAAATATTGAAGGCGACACATTAAATCAACCACGCGTAATAAAATTTAGAACCGGTCGCCGTTTAAAAACGTGGAATAAAAACTGCTTAGCCGTTGGTTTGTCGAGCGGCTTTTTAGAACCGCTAGAGTCGACAAGCATTCATTTGATTCAACAATCTATAGTACGCTTTATCAAACTGTTTCCAGCTGCAGGTGTGCAGCAATGTGATATAGATGAGTTTAACTACCAAACAAACTTCGATGTGGAAAAAATAAGAGACTTTATCATTTTGCACTACAAGGTAACGCATAGAAATGACAGTGAATTTTGGCGTTATTGCCGCAATATGGAGGTGCCAGCAAGCCTTGCCCATCGTATTGCGCTGTTTAAAGAAACTGGGCGTATGTTTAGGGAAGGGGACGAGCTATTTGATGATTCTTGGCAGCAGGTCATGATAGGACAAGGGTTAATACCCGAGGCCTATCACCCAATAGTAGACAGCTTAAGCGATGAAGAGCTCAAGCGTATGTTGCTACAGTTAAAAAATAATATTGCTCGCACTGTGGACAATATGCCTTCCCATGAACAATATTTAGCACAGTTTTGTCCAGCGCATTAA
- a CDS encoding energy transducer TonB, whose protein sequence is MNKLMATIPLAGAVTFTLFALMSFLVKGHDEALIDDPNPVIVEVARLPDEIPAAKRPRVKLEPPKPPERPQQVPETIDSQSEPTDFTYQPPGLTIEKQAINPSFHGNGDREATPVVRVNPKYPAPAQRDGTEGWVKLIFDINEMGGVENVRVLDASPKRVFDKAARSALRKWKYQPKKVDGKMIKQHDLTVQLDFKMQQ, encoded by the coding sequence ATGAACAAATTAATGGCCACCATTCCATTAGCTGGTGCAGTTACCTTCACCTTGTTTGCGTTAATGAGCTTTTTAGTTAAGGGGCATGACGAAGCTTTAATCGATGATCCAAACCCAGTGATTGTAGAGGTAGCTCGATTGCCCGACGAAATACCTGCGGCAAAACGCCCTAGAGTAAAGCTAGAGCCGCCAAAGCCACCAGAAAGGCCACAACAAGTGCCAGAAACGATTGATAGTCAGAGTGAGCCAACTGACTTTACTTATCAACCGCCAGGACTAACTATCGAAAAACAAGCCATTAACCCGAGCTTTCATGGCAATGGAGACAGAGAAGCGACACCTGTTGTAAGGGTTAACCCAAAGTACCCAGCGCCTGCACAAAGAGATGGTACCGAAGGCTGGGTTAAGTTAATCTTCGATATTAACGAAATGGGTGGCGTAGAAAATGTGCGCGTTTTAGATGCGTCACCTAAACGCGTGTTCGACAAAGCGGCACGCAGTGCGCTAAGAAAGTGGAAATATCAGCCTAAAAAGGTCGATGGTAAAATGATTAAACAACATGATTTAACGGTACAACTTGATTTCAAAATGCAGCAATAG
- a CDS encoding CBM9 family sugar-binding protein, whose amino-acid sequence MNIKLLLCTLIFSGSVVAKDIAVKHANTAPIIDGINNEKVWQQATWYPMDVLMDGTLPSAQDFSGRYRLLWDENYLYLQAEITDDILFDQHADPLYFYWDDDCLEIFIDEDASGGDHQTNFNAFAYHVALDNQAIDIGPNNKDGSTQFVALNDHVNSRWQRQLSAPNTVIWEVAIAIYDDTFTLEGEHTPVKLSAEKIIGFMLAYCDNDGSKHREHFMGSHDFPAVNGSKNLGYMDASVFGKIVLKK is encoded by the coding sequence ATGAACATTAAGCTATTGCTTTGCACGCTGATATTTTCAGGCTCAGTTGTTGCTAAAGATATCGCGGTTAAACACGCTAATACTGCACCAATCATCGACGGCATAAATAATGAAAAAGTGTGGCAACAGGCAACTTGGTACCCAATGGATGTACTTATGGATGGTACCTTGCCTTCAGCTCAAGATTTTAGTGGTCGTTATCGTCTGCTTTGGGATGAAAACTACCTCTACCTGCAAGCAGAAATTACAGACGACATTTTGTTTGATCAACATGCCGACCCATTATATTTTTATTGGGATGATGACTGCTTAGAAATTTTCATCGATGAAGACGCTTCTGGTGGCGATCACCAAACCAACTTCAATGCCTTTGCATATCATGTCGCTTTGGATAATCAGGCCATCGACATTGGTCCAAATAATAAAGACGGAAGTACACAATTTGTTGCGCTCAATGACCATGTTAACAGTCGATGGCAACGACAATTGAGTGCACCCAATACTGTGATATGGGAAGTAGCAATAGCAATTTACGACGACACCTTTACCTTGGAAGGCGAACATACGCCGGTAAAACTAAGCGCCGAAAAAATCATTGGATTCATGCTCGCGTATTGTGACAACGACGGTAGTAAACATCGCGAACACTTTATGGGATCGCACGACTTCCCAGCCGTAAACGGCAGTAAAAATTTGGGCTATATGGACGCCAGTGTGTTTGGCAAAATTGTGCTTAAAAAATAA
- a CDS encoding gluconokinase, which produces MAAKVKQLYVIMGVSGCGKSSVGTNIADNIGCRFFEGDSFHPEANIAHMAKGNPLNDSMRAPWISAILAELTTHFQHNNQAVLAFSGLKDSYRMRFNALEANVSFFYLDVAEAQLQQRLKARKEHFFPASLLASQLATLELTGSSQVIPIPVNGPINETANKILKHITEMTHEH; this is translated from the coding sequence ATGGCTGCCAAAGTAAAGCAACTATACGTCATTATGGGCGTGAGCGGATGTGGTAAGTCGAGTGTCGGTACGAACATTGCTGACAATATCGGCTGCAGGTTTTTCGAAGGGGATAGCTTTCACCCTGAAGCAAATATTGCGCACATGGCGAAGGGTAATCCACTGAATGATAGTATGCGGGCCCCTTGGATCAGTGCTATCTTGGCAGAATTAACGACCCATTTTCAGCACAACAACCAGGCCGTACTGGCTTTTTCTGGATTAAAAGACAGTTACAGAATGCGTTTCAATGCGCTCGAGGCAAATGTTTCTTTCTTCTATCTAGATGTTGCAGAAGCACAATTGCAACAGCGTTTAAAGGCTCGAAAAGAACATTTTTTTCCTGCTTCATTGCTCGCTAGCCAGTTAGCAACGCTCGAGTTAACGGGAAGTAGTCAGGTAATACCGATACCTGTAAATGGCCCCATAAACGAGACTGCAAATAAAATACTAAAACATATAACGGAAATGACACATGAACATTAA